Proteins encoded together in one Formosa sp. Hel3_A1_48 window:
- a CDS encoding glycoside hydrolase family 16 protein, with protein sequence MNLKQGIYILIVIVLLSCNKEHKGDVIPVENLNVWEIDFLDNFETFNTDNWQDQRIWVNNETHCYVPNNEFGTREVSDGTLKLKVVNIGKKRSCDNFDKYGKQHPETQYVAGRIASKNRKEFIKGKWTARLKLGNNGEPSMFPAWWILGSQNNEPPVQEPNETVCWPMTGSGEIDIFEHHGDHHKNSFTTGAIKNLGKCDEGDWWTLRKGFNVDLNEFHEYSVEWEKSDLVYRVDDKEVYRNKGEGDNYPEAMFAILNYAKITDFPMEGEWVMEVDWVKHEYKK encoded by the coding sequence ATGAATCTAAAACAAGGTATTTATATTCTGATAGTAATAGTCTTGCTATCATGTAACAAAGAACATAAAGGAGATGTAATTCCTGTAGAAAACTTAAATGTTTGGGAAATAGATTTCCTGGATAATTTTGAAACATTCAATACGGATAATTGGCAAGACCAACGCATTTGGGTAAATAACGAAACACATTGCTATGTCCCTAATAATGAATTTGGAACTCGAGAAGTTAGTGATGGCACTTTAAAATTAAAAGTAGTGAATATTGGTAAAAAACGGAGCTGCGATAATTTCGATAAATATGGAAAACAGCACCCTGAAACGCAATATGTTGCTGGGCGAATTGCTTCAAAAAATCGGAAAGAATTTATTAAAGGAAAATGGACAGCTCGACTTAAACTAGGGAACAACGGAGAGCCAAGTATGTTTCCAGCATGGTGGATTTTAGGATCTCAAAATAATGAACCCCCGGTTCAAGAACCGAACGAAACTGTTTGTTGGCCAATGACTGGGTCTGGAGAGATTGATATTTTTGAGCATCATGGCGATCATCATAAAAATAGTTTCACAACAGGCGCTATAAAAAATCTAGGCAAATGCGATGAGGGCGATTGGTGGACTTTACGTAAAGGATTCAATGTTGATTTAAACGAATTTCATGAATACTCTGTTGAATGGGAAAAAAGTGATTTAGTGTATCGTGTTGATGATAAAGAAGTGTACCGTAATAAAGGTGAAGGAGATAACTATCCGGAAGCCATGTTTGCCATTTTAAATTATGCTAAAATTACTGATTTCCCAATGGAGGGCGAATGGGTAATGGAAGTCGATTGGGTCAAACACGAATACAAAAAATAA